The sequence below is a genomic window from Methanosarcinales archaeon.
AAAGAGCACGTCATCCTTGAGCATCATCATCCTTGTTGCAGCATTTGGCCCCGGATATGAGAGCAGACTGCTGCCAAGATCATCTGCATAAATTTCTATTTCGAAGCCAGGAGGTAAATCAATAACAGCGAGAGATGCGGAATCGATTGACGGCCTGATACCCACAACGAGATATAGTGCTGCCAGGATTATTAATACTACTCCAATCGCACTGATAACTATCCATAATTTTTTTCTCAATCCCACCTTTATCATTTCGATAAACTCCCCCTATGTATTATGAGTTGATATATTCAAGGTGTAATATCTATTGGTTTTTTCTTTCCCCACACTAATGCCACCAGTTCCTCCATCTCCCACTACAGATTGAAATTGTCAGCCTGATCAAATCCCTTTTCAAGATCCTCAAGCTTCATATAATGTGCAGCTCTCTGATCTACCCATGTATGGAACACCTGGAACTTTATTTTTTTCAGCAATGACTTCTGCTGCACCACATCCATTACCACGATATCGCCTCCCGGTTTAAGGGTCCTGAACATCTCGGCCAGCACGAACATGGCATCTGTTTTGTGCCTGGCACGGTTCAACATCTCAACGGTAATATCGGTGCAAACCACATCAGCAGGCTTTAATATCTCTGCCACATAACCGGTACCCGAAGCTATATCCAGTATACGCATTCCTTCCTTGATATCGATCTTTTCCCTCACCTGGCGTCTCATATGGTAATAGTATCCGAATAATACCATACGTGCACTGGCATCATAGGCCGGCGCCAGGTTCCTGAAAAACCTGCGCCTCATCTTTGCCCTTTTAATTCTATCCAATTCCACACTCTCCTTATCATCTTTATCGTCTATCTACCAAACGTTTCGGACGCCCCTTCAACTTATACATTTCCAGCCCTTTGGGACCTGTGAAATTGAATATGATCTTGAACGTCTCTTCGTCATGGATCTGAGCGAAGCCCGGTTTGAACCGGAAAAAGGCTTTCAGAAAATTCTCTTCTATTGCATTGTTATCACTTTGAACCGGGTCCAGACATTCCATACTTACCCGTAACGTAGTCTCACCTTCATCATCTCCCCCATAAAGGAAAGCCTCATATTCTCCGGTCAGGTACTCCATATTCTCCCTCTGGAAAACACCCCGTTCCACATCTACCTTATTGAATGGAAAACCTGAGACCCAGACTGTTTCTGCTTCCCTCTGCGGATTTTCGATCTTCATATGCGTTCTTCCGCAGGCACATTGTTTTCTGGATAATACCACAGTAGTATCCTCAGTGTCATAATTGAGGAGTAATGTCCCGCACTTTGCCCCTACAGGTAAAAGTGTGGTTAGCACTGCCCTGCCGCAGTCCCCATCTTGCACGAAACCACCCATCTGCGGATCATAAATATCCAGGTGCACCATATCTTCTGGCACGTGAAGACCGCTCAGGTCGGTACACTCACCGCACATCGTCCCTTCGGTGCTTCCATAGGTATTGTACACATCGCATCCCCAGATTTCTGCCAGGTACTGCCGCGACTCTTCTGCAAAGCTCTCTCCTCCAACAACAAGGCGTTCAATGCTGGATTCTTTTGGTGACATATGCTGTGCCTGCATCCTCCCTGCCAGTCTCAGCAGTTTGAACACACTCCCCACGATAGCAGTGGGATGGTATGAAGTAATAACACGCACCGGGAAGGTACACTTGCCTTCAGGTATGATGGTCATGCCCAGCTCATGGGCCGAAGTGGTCATGGTGTTGGCACCCACATTCATCCCATATGATGCGCAGACCACGACTCTATCACCCTTGCCAAAGCCCTGCGAAGTAAATATTCTGGCATATTTTTCTGCATATCGCTGCCAATCATCCCAGGTTAGAAAAAAAGACTTCGGGGTCCCGCTGGTGCCAGATGTTTCATGGATCGTGTAGATATCCATCCAATCAGTACTCTTGAACTCAAAGTCCCGTGTTTCAGGCGGCTGATGCTCTCGAATGGTCTTACCCGATATGATGGGCAGTTCCAATAGATCCTCATGTGTCCGAATATCGGCCGCATGTATTCCATGCCTGCGAAACCAGCCTCTGTAGAACTCAGAATGTTCGGCTGCATAATCAACAGTATAGTCTATCCGCTCATCGACGAGAACATCCAGGTCCCCACGTTCCATTGTTTCTAATTCTTCGTCCAG
It includes:
- a CDS encoding class I SAM-dependent methyltransferase, encoding MDRIKRAKMRRRFFRNLAPAYDASARMVLFGYYYHMRRQVREKIDIKEGMRILDIASGTGYVAEILKPADVVCTDITVEMLNRARHKTDAMFVLAEMFRTLKPGGDIVVMDVVQQKSLLKKIKFQVFHTWVDQRAAHYMKLEDLEKGFDQADNFNL
- the ftsA gene encoding coenzyme F390 synthetase, giving the protein MNNMRLYLDEELETMERGDLDVLVDERIDYTVDYAAEHSEFYRGWFRRHGIHAADIRTHEDLLELPIISGKTIREHQPPETRDFEFKSTDWMDIYTIHETSGTSGTPKSFFLTWDDWQRYAEKYARIFTSQGFGKGDRVVVCASYGMNVGANTMTTSAHELGMTIIPEGKCTFPVRVITSYHPTAIVGSVFKLLRLAGRMQAQHMSPKESSIERLVVGGESFAEESRQYLAEIWGCDVYNTYGSTEGTMCGECTDLSGLHVPEDMVHLDIYDPQMGGFVQDGDCGRAVLTTLLPVGAKCGTLLLNYDTEDTTVVLSRKQCACGRTHMKIENPQREAETVWVSGFPFNKVDVERGVFQRENMEYLTGEYEAFLYGGDDEGETTLRVSMECLDPVQSDNNAIEENFLKAFFRFKPGFAQIHDEETFKIIFNFTGPKGLEMYKLKGRPKRLVDRR